One stretch of Bombina bombina isolate aBomBom1 chromosome 7, aBomBom1.pri, whole genome shotgun sequence DNA includes these proteins:
- the LOC128636645 gene encoding olfactory receptor 2T10-like, translated as MVFSDKTMSFVGCITQFYFFASVTGGELFILTVMSYDRYVAICNPLHYHMIMNGRVCVLLAVTCWFLALMEVVPIVVILSDFTCYFSTEINHFFCDVIPLIKLICSDTSRLDLAVFVIAAFLSTLPSVFTFTPYIFIIITILRINSSTGRRKAFHTCSSHLTVVIMFYVTLICQYLRPASSENVQANKLIALFNTSATPVLNPLIYSLNNKDVKIALRHRLKKCKMVV; from the coding sequence GGATAAAACTATGTCCTTTGTTGGCTGCATTAcacagttttatttttttgcatctgTAACAGGTGGGGAATTATTTATACTCACAGTCATGAGCTACGATCGCTATGTGGCCATCTGTAACCCGCTACATTATCACATGATAATGAACGGTAGAGTTTGTGTTCTATTGGCCGTTACTTGCTGGTTCCTGGCCCTAATGGAAGTTGTACCAATAGTTGTGATTTTATCAGATTTTACTTGCTATTTTTCTACAGAAATCAACCACTTTTTCTGCGACGTTATTCCGCTGATTAAACTTATTTGCAGTGACACTTCCCGTTTGGATCTCGCAGTTTTTGTGATTGCAGCCTTTCTTTCAACGTTACCATCTGTTTTCACCTTTACGCCTTACATTTTCATTATTATCACTATCTTAAGAATAAATTCCAGCACAGGAAGACGTAAAGCCTTTCACACGTGTTCCTCGCACCTCACGGTGGTCATTATGTTTTACGTTACTCTTATCTGTCAATACTTGAGACCAGCCTCGTCAGAAAATGTGCAGGCAAACAAACTTATTGCCTTATTTAATACCTCTGCCACCCCTGTACTAAATCCTCTGATATACAGCCTGAATAATAAAGATGTGAAGATAGCTCTGAGACACAGACTAAAGAAATGCAAAATGGTGGTCTGA